Below is a genomic region from Bombus pascuorum chromosome 7, iyBomPasc1.1, whole genome shotgun sequence.
ttgacgtgatgtatgataaaatatttagtgaAAACACGGATTTAAAGGAGGAGGTATATGGTGAGCGACTGCAGTTTACGGTGGAAACATCTTGTGCCTCCGAATGTAACCTCCGACGGGCAAGAAAAACCATAATTATTGGTGGAGTGAGGAGTTTACACAATTAAGAAAGGTGGTGATGATGACAAGAAGAAGAGCTCAGAGGGCGATGGCGGGAGGAAGTAGAGATGCAGCACAGTGAACTCAggaatggaagaaaaagaagagggagATGAAGAAGGTGATACGAGCCAACAAGGAGAAGGGTTGGAAGGAGTTTAGTGCTACGGTGGACAGGGATCCATGGGGAAGGCCGTACAGGGCGATCATGACCAAGTTAGCCCGGACAATCCAAACGGATGGCCATCACCTAGACAAAGTGCGAGCCATTGTCGACGAACTCTTCTTAACGAGatcaagaaattttatttgcagaATCAACGGCAGTATTAATATTAGTGAAAACGAAGGCAACTGTTTGATCACTGAGGAAGCGTTACTGAATGCCAGAGTTAggataaattctaataaagCGGTTAGCGTGGATGTCATACCAGGAACGGTGATGAAGGAGCTAATTGAGAAAATAACGGACAAGATGCTGAGAGTGTTGAACGCGATAAACGTCAGTGAAAGGAAACCTGCGATATGGAAAGTAGAGAGGGGTTGGTACTTATCCCGAAACCGGGTAGGGACCCCGCATTACTATCGTTGTACTGGCCGATCAGTGTGTTGCCAGCGCTCAGTAAAGTCTGGGAACACACTTTCAAGAATTTGATCGAGGAACGGCTGGGGCTCGACTCCTTCCATATAAATCAGTTTGGATTTCGCAGGAGAAAGAGTACGGTGGACACGCTGCGCCGGGTAGTTGAATTGGCGGTAGTTGAACTTCAAGAGAAGAAAACGGATATGTGTGCTCGCAGCAGTAGACATCAAGAACGCGTTCAATACTCTCAGCTGAAATAAGATTCTGCTGGAGGTTAAGGCGAGAGGGATGCCCCAGAAACTTTTATGTCTTCTAGGCAGCTACTTAGAAGACAAAAAGATTGTAGTCCGTAACAGCGAAAGGACGGTGAAGAAGACGTTTACGCAGGTGTCCCACAGGGTTCCATATTAGGTCCTCTGTTATGGAATCTTGTCTACGACGGCCTCCTGATGGAGCTTCGGGACATCCCTCGTTTAAATGTGGTCGCCTTTACCAACGGTCTGGCATTGATACTTGGCGTGGCCAGCCAGAAGGAGATCGGGGTAAGCCTGGGCAGGGCAATGAATGTGGTGACGCGGTGGTGTGCCGACAAGGATTAGTGATAGCACACGAAAAGACGGAGGTAATTCTGCTCACCGGGAAACGTATTTCCAAGGTCATGTATATCCAGATGGAGGGCCATCCAATAAGAATCAAGAAAGAGATCAAAGATACCTTGGGGTAAAGTTGGATAACTGCAGGAGGTTTGGGGCTTACTTTGAGAAAGTCTGCGGTAAGGTCAATGCACTCATGGGGACGCTAAGGGCGTTGCTACCTAACGTTAACGGTCCCATTGGTTCAGTCAGGAAGCTCTACTATGGAGTATGGGAGTCAGCGGTGCTTTATGCGTCCCCGGTATGGGCCAAAGCGCTGTTGATcaagaaaaacagaaacatCTTGAAAAGGATACAAAGGGTCGCACTCATAAGCCTCTAAACGCCTTGCGTTTACAGCCTACAGAACTTGTCGCATGCAGCGCTGTACGTATTGACGGGCACAATGCCGATTTACTACAAAGCGGAGCTCCGGGCCGAGATATACGAACTAAAGAATTATCAATAAGAACATTATGAGACCCGGTCTAGAGCAGGAATTGCCTCAAATTTCGTGAAAAGGATGCGGGCAGTGGAAGAACGTACAGACGACAGGTGGAGGGAAGAATGGAGTTTTTATAGAGAAGACAATTGgacgaagaaattaatagGGAACGCTACAGAGGTTCACTCCAGTTGCTGGGATTGCGACGCGGAGCATGCGTTGTTACACTATCCTAGGTGGATCCTCAACAGGACCGAACTGGAGAGCTATGTTGGCACGCTATTGACAACGGAAAATATTAGTGGGCAGGTAATTAGGAAAGAGGACGATTGAACTAAGTTCCAGGCATTCTGCAAAAGGATTATGATGGCGAGACATAAGCAGGAGATGGATGTAGAAAGGAGAAGACGAACAGGAGCCaacagaaataataataattgaaaagatgTAATGAAAGAGAGGTACATACTAGGGCCAACCCTGAAGTAATGCCGAAAGGCGGTTCTGGAGTTGGTACCTGTACCATAAGAAGAGCGGATAGAGGAGAGgtttttagtgggtatggcGACAACCTGCTGAGTCCCACTTAAACCAGTAACGTGGGTCATCAGGTATGTGTAACTGCATTTTCCCTTCCTCGCGGGAAAAAGATGGTTTGGTAACGGTATGATTTGTTTCAATATCGTTCACGCCaagaaaaaatcaaatatgcTGCTCCGTCAGTCTGTATGCACGCAGTCACCATTCATTACTCACTTCTTTCagaagtaatataattttgattacaatatttatattaattataattgagtAATgtgtggaattttttaaaacattcattGGGATGCAAATTGGGTTTGCGTTCACAGGTGTCACAGTAGAAAACTGTTTGTTGTTTTACCGCATTACTTCCTTTTGGTGAACAAATAAgacactttttctttttccctttcgaCTACTGATTTAGTATATGGAGTTTCGCACTGAAACCTTATTCCTTATCTGTTCCGGAAGGCCTGCATTATACATTGTTATTCCGAAAGTTACTTACAAGCTGACTTACTAATAATTTGACAAACTTATAGTATGACAAAGcgctttcttctttcctttcctgagaaattttgtaaagtatATAAGCATTTATTACGCTTGTTTCTAGTCTCCAAAAGGACAATTTCCGCCACCATTTCAACGATTTTTTCAGGAAACAATATGTTGATGCATATTGATCGGCTTTATGTACAGTGCTTGAGAGGCACACTTTGAGCGTTAAGAGCTAAATGTAAAACGATTGTGAATAAACCAGTTATGCCACACGCCGCATAACAGTATAATGAAACAGTAGAAGGGCGCCGTCCATTTGTTGAATAAGAGAAATAACAGTTCATGAACTATAGAGTCCaaaaaactaatttttaaaatttgtatctctGTGTTTGTACTGTCCTCTCGCAAGGGGGACCGTTGGAAGTGAAGAACCGCGTGTCGCGGCTGGGAGTGGGACGAGTGGGACCGTCGAGATAAGACCCATGACCAAGACCATCGGCATCGATCGAAGACTGTACCTGTCGGACACCACTTACGTGAATGTCATCTAGTCTTATCAGTAACGACGGCTACAGGGACCCCGACTGACAGTGACTTGGCCGTCGAGCCACTTCGATAGTCCCACCAATGACTTAAATTAGTACCACAGGAGCCGAGATCAACCGGTACCTCGTGGCCTCCGCCGGTAACAACGCGGCAGATACATCGAGCGGCATCAACTAGGCGAGCTACCACCCGAAAGAGTAGGTTCAACTTGTCCGATGATCCACAAAGCGAGGCCAGCGCTTTTCTAAGTCTCGCACCCTCTACCTACGCGCAACATTCCACGGCAGGGATCATTAGAAAATCAGAAATGCGAGAAACGAACACCTTAAATGCGAAGCCAATATGAGTTCCAACTCGAGGTATGGCGCAGTCGACCGCAGGAACGAATTCTCTATgcacaaaatatttatctgttTCTACACGCATCACGTAAAAGCTACTGGACGGATTTTGATAGGATTAtctatgttatataatttagcgtccaagaaaaaaaaacaggcTACATTTCATACAGGCTCGAttctttttgtatttcatccataaaaatttatctactTAAAGTTAAAGTTCCATATATTAATAGTTCATGTGAACGAAGTCGTGGACAAAAGTCGTGGACAAACAATAAGTGAAACCGATTAAGCACTGTTCTTTAattatgtttatgaaaatatgaacTCGCATAAGTATTTGcagtttaaaaattacattaaataagCTGAAATGTAACTACTACTCGCGTGGTCAACTCAATGattcttttcatttgtttGTTTAATCCTGGATATTGCTTTGTCAATAATCTTCATGTCTACCACTGTTCAAACTACAGTAGTCGAGTAGGCCAAGTTCAACTGTATAGCCTTCATAACATCAATAATAGTAGtagttttattatcgttttaatataaattaattgcacTCGCTTTCACAGAAAATTTCCGGTTTGATTAATATGTACGAAAAATGGAATCGCTTTGTATCGGGTGATAGAGGCGataacgatatttctttttctcttattctATCCGTGCCATTGCCAATGTGAGAAAGGTTTCAAGAACAgcttattgtaatttaatttcacataGTACTAGAAtgtcgaagaaaataatttattaggttgtctggAAAGTTTCTGTCGTttcataagatgataatagatgaacaacaaaactataaaacaaaaaaacactgtgcgtctattatttccttataaaacgaaagaaactttttgctCAACCTAATGTATGCGATGAATAGGTAAGTCGGTCTGCTTTATAGTATGATACGGTTTGTATTTCAGCAGCGATCAATCAATTTGTATTCGTTGCTTTCTGTGTTTAGTCAGAGTACTTTTACAGAAAAACCGTAAACCTTGCTATGATATTTCATTGCAGATGATTACGGATATCAGTTCTAAATTCAATTCAAACTCCAATGATGTGCTAAGTTTTGTATTAGTGCGGTTCTCAGCTGTaaggattaaaaatttgttttgaGTGTAGTTTAGTGATCCCCATAAATTGCCATACTTGGTGaggaatttatatatacgacatttacataaatattattgtacatcTAAAACATTGTaccattatttaaaattattcattagcACTTTTCAAATCGCAGACAAGATTCTGTTTGAAACTGATgtgaagtttttttttttagtttattttggttttttacaatttgtcctgaaggacatttggtaaagtattatatcttgctggtaaaaaaataaaataaaaataaatatagcatgtgggtggctacccccagtggggtgccatcttcgtgtttgctaggttatatcttttatgactgATGTGAAGTGATTAAAATTTGAGAACTTAAACTCAAACGCAGTATAAATTCCCGTTGTCTAgatattctaaaatttcatatcattttCTCACCAAGTGTTATACTGTAGgggtgtaaaataaaaagaactcGGTGGTTGAAAAGCAGAGAATACCATGATTAAATGCGTATCTCATCCGTAAAACTTTATTCATTCTGGAATTTGATTCCATCGCCTTTGTCGGATATGTTACATACTTCACGTGGTTTTTAGTACggtgaaatatgaaaaagatgtTTTCAGAATCTGAAAAATACGATCTCGTGTAcattgatttaaaaaagatattcttcaaatatttccatattatcgggttggcaactaagtgattgcggattttgtcattagagaTAGTATtaacaaaatccgcaataACTTACTTGCTAACTCAATAATTGTGGATTGAAGATATCTCTGAGTATCTCTGATACTTGCCTCCGagaagtttttcaaattgaagACTAGCAGTCCTCCAGCTGATAGATTAGGAGCACTTGAGCAACTTCTTAGTACTAATACAAGCAACAGTTTCGTTCTCGTATTAGTATTATACCAGAACGTGTTATATCTGTAAACAAagttattcataaaataagtAGTCATAATTCAGTAAAAAAAGTTGTTCATTTAGGATAATGATAATGAAGGATTTAAttcaattcataattttagtATTAACAACACAATAGAAATAAAGGAATCTTGCAGGTTTGATAGATCGACGTGTTATTCGTATGATACTGTAACAAAAAATGATTTCCagacaattttataattgacaTTTTCATAACCTCGcgaattagaagaaaaatgtacagGCACGTGTAATGGTTTCTAAAACCAAAGTACTTAGGACAACGTATATTCTATtcatatttagaaattacttACATCGATTCGGCAAATTCATCGTTTGCATTCAGTACGAATTGtccttgtaataaaaaaaaaaatatgtgtaCCAGTTGAGACAAGAGAAATACAATGTCCTTGATAAGTTGCCCAGAGACATTCGCTTGTGATGCAACCTGTTTTGAAGAAcaataattatgaataattacgAATTGATGTCGAACAgtgtgattttttaaattgaaaagctCACCTTTACTAATGTAACGCTAAGAGTTGTCATTCCCAAAGCAACGGTGATGAAAAGATAAGCGGAATGACTGTTTTGAATAGTTCTTAGGTAACTGCTTTGAGATCATTAAAACCGGACCAGTAGACCGTCgtcaataaaaaattcaataatatacaTGTAAGACACATGCAAGTACATAAATTCTCTCAAATTCTCTCAAAAGTATTGAGATTATTCTGGATATTGTTTGAGAATTTTCAAGAATACGTGTTAAGCAATTGTTGTGCCATAGCACAAATGttcaattaatgaaataaaatcattgacactatttatcaataattaaaagaatacgTCACATTATACtgtttcaattatatattttaataaaacaaataaatctttttattcgtaagaatattacttttaaaCGGTGGTGAAAACCGCTTTTCAAGAAATAAGATTATTGGAAATATGTTTGAagggaataaaaaataagctAAAAATGGTTAGCTAAGAAATATTTTGGCAATTGTAGTACTGACTTTGTAGCATATTGATGTCCTCGAATCGAATGAACCACTCTTTCGTAAATCTTATCCTGCACGACACTCGTTTCACTGACaatagaaaaatctaaaatcgCATTCTTGAAACGATGTCtgagaaaaaatgtatattccTTGCAATTCCaaactaaaattatttgatcgaagtgatatttctttttttacctaGCCACTGCTAACTGACCACAAGCGTGTTGTACAATGTACATGTAACTCGTATCGCAGCCAATATACACGAGACATGTTGAAACAATCGTACATATCATATGGAAGCTTATAAATGTACGATACATTTGGTCATTGACATAATAATAAGCTGGAAAAATGTACATTAAATCTCGCGTTTCGTTCATTGGTGAAATTATATCCAAAATAATTGGCGTCAAagataattgaataaaacttATAGCACAGCAAATGCAAACTCCTGTAAATTGATTGCAACGATGTGTagaatgaattataattataatgaataaaaagaCGAAGTTTCAATATGATTTATCCTACCGAAATACAACCAAGAAAAGAATGCTCCCTTTTTGGCATACTCGAACATAATATCCAATTCATCATTTAGTCTATCGGTTGACCAATCCTTCCAAATAGCGTTAAATAACATCTTGTACTGCAATGTAATCAATCTCGTGCAAtcaatagatatatataaagatatgaaaaaCTCGATAGGTCGTACTTCTCATTTTTTCTATACAGCAATATTTTTGCTAGCACACATTAAATGGATATGCAGACTAATATTAATCGTGTTCAAAtagtattatttcttaaagaaCATTTTGGATTTATCGTCATCATTTTGATAACGCTTATAACTTCGAATTTATCAGGTTATACACTTTGTCAAATGTTTCATATCAAAATCCTTCTTTGTAATCTCCGAATGGCGTGAAAGTGGGAAACTCAACAAGAATCAACTTACTATATTTCACAGTGTGGTTTTTACATAAAACGTAATATGATTGAGTagtaatagaaaatgaaaaatgaaacaaacaGTTTCTTTACCTCTGCAGCGTTGATAATGTAATTCCCTTGTTTTATCAGTGCCCCGAGTATCGCATTAAAAAAACACACCTGCTCTATTAGCGTATTTACGCTAAAGAAACATATTACGTTTGCCATCTGTAATCAAtgatcgattaatttaaaaattaattaaaaaaagaaattctcgCACTAATAGGCATTGTCAAtccaaaaaatattcaagtacTAACACATATTTGATTTTCACGTTTCATATCATTCTTAATTTTGGTGAGTAAATTCGAGATTGTTTTCATTGGTAGATCATATATTTtgctttgaaataaaagtgaATAGAAAGaagtaaatgaatttttaataaccaaTGTTCATAGTTCTAATATTTAGTAACATagcctttttattttattacacattTTAATCGTTCCATAATCTAATTATACTAATAATCTTAACGACCTTTTAATAACCTTCTTCTAATAACCTCctaataatcaataataataattttaatcataatactaaatatgatttttttaaGATACCCTGCGTTTGTTTTTTCTCATTTGTTTTGCGATCTTTTCTCAGTTCTTTTCTGCTTGCTATTGATGTTTCATTCTacgattaaattataaattttctattgaaCTAAAATCTGGGGGCTAAGGAGCGTACGACTTAAGAATAATTCTAAAGTAATTATAGTAGTTATATGTAGtaattatagtaattaaaGCAATAATTATAAAGCAATGTATTTGGCATCATTGTCCTGATAAAATTAGCGTGTACTTTAAATTCCTATTTTAATGGCACACTGCAATAAACTTAAAAAATGCTAATGTTTAATTCTGTCCATAATACCTTCAATAAAAACGAGATTCTCTACAGCCCGCTCGAAATGCAGTACCAGAACATACATCCatcaataaatttaaagatggATTGCAAATTTTTTGGATTCAATGCTATATCCCGCCAGATCACACCATGTTTCATTCATTCGAGCCGTAAATGTCTGCCGAAAGTAACCGACGAATTATCTGTGTGCCTATATTTTTTGCActctgtaaatatatatgtaaatatttttgcactCTCAAAATATTCTTGCCTTCTCGCTAAGTCGGTATACCAACTGACAACACAGTAACAAACTTGATGAAATCCGTTTATAAAGAAACGCTATGTTTCGAGTTAAACGCTTTCAAGAAATGCGATGTATCCGAACATTTTTGTCACACTTAAATTGAATACGATCtctcttaatttttaatattgttaaattatattacgttaactAAGAAGCTTCATCCAGATTTCAAAGTATTAGGTTATCGCAAaagtttttttcgttttataagaaaataatagatacataacattttttgttctatattattttattgaattatgtttgTATTGTTtcaatagaacaaaatggatcgtgcataattcaat
It encodes:
- the LOC132909060 gene encoding uncharacterized protein LOC132909060, with the translated sequence MNKTTIEKTYLKVVKTCSMIAGIWPDQSKFSKLFTRIIIYIISLLSLVTQMANVICFFSVNTLIEQVCFFNAILGALIKQGNYIINAAEYKMLFNAIWKDWSTDRLNDELDIMFEYAKKGAFFSWLYFGRINHIETSSFYSL